A window of Cryptomeria japonica chromosome 3, Sugi_1.0, whole genome shotgun sequence contains these coding sequences:
- the LOC131037213 gene encoding protein NRT1/ PTR FAMILY 5.1 isoform X2, which produces METHQTDKEYTMDGSVDLWGKGVERAKTGRWRACSFLIGYEAFERMAFYGIASNLVIYLTKELHEGTVSSARNVNNWTGAVWLTPILGAYISDTYFGRYWTFLASSIIYLLGMVLLTLAVSLKSLKPPHCGKGLVCQKANSLQIGFFYFSLYVLAIGTGGTKPNISTFGADQFDDFHPKEKLQKNSFFNWWMFTVFFGALVAQTALVYVQENVGWALGYGIPTVGLFISLVIFMAGTPFYRHKVRTQDSPIKRVFRVLVSAISKWRVPAPDDVSKLHELNDTEYQAAGKRRIFHSPALRFLDKAAMRVESGTNGTTPRLCTVTEVEETKRMIGMVPVWVATVIPSTVVAQVNTLFVKQGTTLERHVGPGGFEIPAASLSAFITLSMLIAVPIYDRHVVPLLRRHTGNPRGITMLQRMGIGCAVQILVMVFATLTEAKRVHVIRQHGLEASKDPVPMSILWLLPQYSLMGVTDVFVVIGMLDFFYDQSPVDMQSLGTAFFTTSLGIGNFVSSFLLTTIEKLTGRNGHKSWITNNLNDSHLDYYYACIAILCFLNMLLFIFVAKLYVYKEDTSTVNNSENKGSNKFNSQLPPPSSTHGLEFLNLIKVQPTEGFELSPSSK; this is translated from the exons ATGGAGACACATCAGACAGATAAAGAATATACCATGGATGGGTCTGTTGATCTGTGGGGAAAGGGAGTGGAGAGGGCCAAGACTGGAAGATGGAGAGCTTGCTCCTTCCTCATTG GGTATGAAGCATTCGAGAGAATGGCTTTCTATGGCATTGCTTCCAATCTGGTGATCTACTTGACTAAAGAGCTGCATGAAGGCACAGTATCTTCAGCCAGGAATGTCAACAACTGGACCGGAGCAGTTTGGCTCACTCCAATTCTGGGTGCCTATATCTCTGATACATACTTCGGCAGATACTGGACCTTCTTAGCTTCTTCAATTATTTATCTACTG GGAATGGTGCTTTTGACACTGGCAGTGTCCTTAAAATCCCTAAAGCCACCTCATTGCGGAAAGGGGCTAGTATGCcagaaggccaatagcctacagATTGGCTTCTTTTACTTTTCATTGTATGTTCTTGCAATTGGCACAGGGGGCACCAAGCCAAACATCTCTACTTTTGGTGCAGACCAGTTTGATGACTTCCATCCAAAGGAGAAGCTGCAGAAGAATTCCTTCTTCAACTGGTGGATGTTCACTGTCTTTTTCGGAGCCCTGGTTGCCCAGACTGCACTGGTCTACGTTCAGGAAAATGTTGGCTGGGCTTTAGGCTATGGGATTCCTACTGTAGGACTATTTATTTCACTGGTAATATTTATGGCAGGGACTCCTTTTTATAGGCACAAGGTTCGAACCCAGGACAGCCCCATCAAAAGGGTTTTTAGGGTTTTAGTATCGGCTATTTCCAAGTGGAGAGTGCCTGCTCCTGACGATGTATCCAAACTTCATGAATTGAATGATACGGAATACCAGGCTGCTGGGAAGCGCCGTATCTTTCATTCTCCAGCCTTAAG ATTCCTGGACAAGGCCGCCATGAGAGTGGAAAGCGGCACCAATGGGACAACGCCACGTCTTTGCACAGTAACAGAAGTGGAGGAAACAAAGCGGATGATCGGGATGGTGCCTGTGTGGGTGGCGACAGTGATACCCAGCACTGTCGTGGCCCAGGTAAACACGCTGTTCGTGAAGCAGGGCACCACGCTGGAGCGCCACGTAGGACCAGGTGGCTTCGAGATTCCCGCCGCATCTCTCAGCGCATTCATCACGCTCTCTATGTTGATAGCTGTCCCCATATACGACCGCCACGTGGTGCCACTGTTGCGCCGCCACACAGGGAATCCACGTGGCATAACAATGCTGCAGAGAATGGGCATCGGTTGCGCCGTCCAGATCCTAGTCATGGTTTTCGCCACGTTGACCGAGGCCAAGAGGGTCCACGTCATCCGCCAGCACGGACTGGAGGCCAGCAAGGACCCTGTTCCCATGAGCATTCTATGGCTCCTTCCACAGTACTCCCTCATGGGGGTCACTGACGTGTTCGTCGTCATCGGCATGCTCGACTTCTTTTACGACCAATCACCTGTTGACATGCAGAGCCTCGGTACTGCCTTTTTCACTACCAGTCTCGGGATCGGCAATTTTGTCAGCAGTTTTCTCCTTACCACCATTGAGAAATTAACCG GAAGAAATGGGCACAAGAGCTGGATAACCAACAATCTCAATGACTCACACCTTGATTACTACTATGCCTGCATAGCTATTCTCTGCTTCCTCAACATGCTCTTGTTCATTTTTGTTGCAAAGCTGTATGTCTACAAGGAAGACACGAGTACAGTGAACAACAGTGAAAATAAGGGCAGCAACAAGTTCAACAGCCAACTACCTCCTCCCTCATCCACCCATGGATTGGAATTCTTAAATCTCATAAAAGTTCAACCCACTGAAGGCTTTGAGCTGTCCCCTTCCTCAAAGTGA
- the LOC131037213 gene encoding protein NRT1/ PTR FAMILY 5.1 isoform X1 gives MEIAELEAAGRKMETHQTDKEYTMDGSVDLWGKGVERAKTGRWRACSFLIGYEAFERMAFYGIASNLVIYLTKELHEGTVSSARNVNNWTGAVWLTPILGAYISDTYFGRYWTFLASSIIYLLGMVLLTLAVSLKSLKPPHCGKGLVCQKANSLQIGFFYFSLYVLAIGTGGTKPNISTFGADQFDDFHPKEKLQKNSFFNWWMFTVFFGALVAQTALVYVQENVGWALGYGIPTVGLFISLVIFMAGTPFYRHKVRTQDSPIKRVFRVLVSAISKWRVPAPDDVSKLHELNDTEYQAAGKRRIFHSPALRFLDKAAMRVESGTNGTTPRLCTVTEVEETKRMIGMVPVWVATVIPSTVVAQVNTLFVKQGTTLERHVGPGGFEIPAASLSAFITLSMLIAVPIYDRHVVPLLRRHTGNPRGITMLQRMGIGCAVQILVMVFATLTEAKRVHVIRQHGLEASKDPVPMSILWLLPQYSLMGVTDVFVVIGMLDFFYDQSPVDMQSLGTAFFTTSLGIGNFVSSFLLTTIEKLTGRNGHKSWITNNLNDSHLDYYYACIAILCFLNMLLFIFVAKLYVYKEDTSTVNNSENKGSNKFNSQLPPPSSTHGLEFLNLIKVQPTEGFELSPSSK, from the exons ATGGAAATTGCAGAGTTGGAAGCAGCTGGCAGGAAGATGGAGACACATCAGACAGATAAAGAATATACCATGGATGGGTCTGTTGATCTGTGGGGAAAGGGAGTGGAGAGGGCCAAGACTGGAAGATGGAGAGCTTGCTCCTTCCTCATTG GGTATGAAGCATTCGAGAGAATGGCTTTCTATGGCATTGCTTCCAATCTGGTGATCTACTTGACTAAAGAGCTGCATGAAGGCACAGTATCTTCAGCCAGGAATGTCAACAACTGGACCGGAGCAGTTTGGCTCACTCCAATTCTGGGTGCCTATATCTCTGATACATACTTCGGCAGATACTGGACCTTCTTAGCTTCTTCAATTATTTATCTACTG GGAATGGTGCTTTTGACACTGGCAGTGTCCTTAAAATCCCTAAAGCCACCTCATTGCGGAAAGGGGCTAGTATGCcagaaggccaatagcctacagATTGGCTTCTTTTACTTTTCATTGTATGTTCTTGCAATTGGCACAGGGGGCACCAAGCCAAACATCTCTACTTTTGGTGCAGACCAGTTTGATGACTTCCATCCAAAGGAGAAGCTGCAGAAGAATTCCTTCTTCAACTGGTGGATGTTCACTGTCTTTTTCGGAGCCCTGGTTGCCCAGACTGCACTGGTCTACGTTCAGGAAAATGTTGGCTGGGCTTTAGGCTATGGGATTCCTACTGTAGGACTATTTATTTCACTGGTAATATTTATGGCAGGGACTCCTTTTTATAGGCACAAGGTTCGAACCCAGGACAGCCCCATCAAAAGGGTTTTTAGGGTTTTAGTATCGGCTATTTCCAAGTGGAGAGTGCCTGCTCCTGACGATGTATCCAAACTTCATGAATTGAATGATACGGAATACCAGGCTGCTGGGAAGCGCCGTATCTTTCATTCTCCAGCCTTAAG ATTCCTGGACAAGGCCGCCATGAGAGTGGAAAGCGGCACCAATGGGACAACGCCACGTCTTTGCACAGTAACAGAAGTGGAGGAAACAAAGCGGATGATCGGGATGGTGCCTGTGTGGGTGGCGACAGTGATACCCAGCACTGTCGTGGCCCAGGTAAACACGCTGTTCGTGAAGCAGGGCACCACGCTGGAGCGCCACGTAGGACCAGGTGGCTTCGAGATTCCCGCCGCATCTCTCAGCGCATTCATCACGCTCTCTATGTTGATAGCTGTCCCCATATACGACCGCCACGTGGTGCCACTGTTGCGCCGCCACACAGGGAATCCACGTGGCATAACAATGCTGCAGAGAATGGGCATCGGTTGCGCCGTCCAGATCCTAGTCATGGTTTTCGCCACGTTGACCGAGGCCAAGAGGGTCCACGTCATCCGCCAGCACGGACTGGAGGCCAGCAAGGACCCTGTTCCCATGAGCATTCTATGGCTCCTTCCACAGTACTCCCTCATGGGGGTCACTGACGTGTTCGTCGTCATCGGCATGCTCGACTTCTTTTACGACCAATCACCTGTTGACATGCAGAGCCTCGGTACTGCCTTTTTCACTACCAGTCTCGGGATCGGCAATTTTGTCAGCAGTTTTCTCCTTACCACCATTGAGAAATTAACCG GAAGAAATGGGCACAAGAGCTGGATAACCAACAATCTCAATGACTCACACCTTGATTACTACTATGCCTGCATAGCTATTCTCTGCTTCCTCAACATGCTCTTGTTCATTTTTGTTGCAAAGCTGTATGTCTACAAGGAAGACACGAGTACAGTGAACAACAGTGAAAATAAGGGCAGCAACAAGTTCAACAGCCAACTACCTCCTCCCTCATCCACCCATGGATTGGAATTCTTAAATCTCATAAAAGTTCAACCCACTGAAGGCTTTGAGCTGTCCCCTTCCTCAAAGTGA
- the LOC131037213 gene encoding protein NRT1/ PTR FAMILY 5.1 isoform X3 → MAFYGIASNLVIYLTKELHEGTVSSARNVNNWTGAVWLTPILGAYISDTYFGRYWTFLASSIIYLLGMVLLTLAVSLKSLKPPHCGKGLVCQKANSLQIGFFYFSLYVLAIGTGGTKPNISTFGADQFDDFHPKEKLQKNSFFNWWMFTVFFGALVAQTALVYVQENVGWALGYGIPTVGLFISLVIFMAGTPFYRHKVRTQDSPIKRVFRVLVSAISKWRVPAPDDVSKLHELNDTEYQAAGKRRIFHSPALRFLDKAAMRVESGTNGTTPRLCTVTEVEETKRMIGMVPVWVATVIPSTVVAQVNTLFVKQGTTLERHVGPGGFEIPAASLSAFITLSMLIAVPIYDRHVVPLLRRHTGNPRGITMLQRMGIGCAVQILVMVFATLTEAKRVHVIRQHGLEASKDPVPMSILWLLPQYSLMGVTDVFVVIGMLDFFYDQSPVDMQSLGTAFFTTSLGIGNFVSSFLLTTIEKLTGRNGHKSWITNNLNDSHLDYYYACIAILCFLNMLLFIFVAKLYVYKEDTSTVNNSENKGSNKFNSQLPPPSSTHGLEFLNLIKVQPTEGFELSPSSK, encoded by the exons ATGGCTTTCTATGGCATTGCTTCCAATCTGGTGATCTACTTGACTAAAGAGCTGCATGAAGGCACAGTATCTTCAGCCAGGAATGTCAACAACTGGACCGGAGCAGTTTGGCTCACTCCAATTCTGGGTGCCTATATCTCTGATACATACTTCGGCAGATACTGGACCTTCTTAGCTTCTTCAATTATTTATCTACTG GGAATGGTGCTTTTGACACTGGCAGTGTCCTTAAAATCCCTAAAGCCACCTCATTGCGGAAAGGGGCTAGTATGCcagaaggccaatagcctacagATTGGCTTCTTTTACTTTTCATTGTATGTTCTTGCAATTGGCACAGGGGGCACCAAGCCAAACATCTCTACTTTTGGTGCAGACCAGTTTGATGACTTCCATCCAAAGGAGAAGCTGCAGAAGAATTCCTTCTTCAACTGGTGGATGTTCACTGTCTTTTTCGGAGCCCTGGTTGCCCAGACTGCACTGGTCTACGTTCAGGAAAATGTTGGCTGGGCTTTAGGCTATGGGATTCCTACTGTAGGACTATTTATTTCACTGGTAATATTTATGGCAGGGACTCCTTTTTATAGGCACAAGGTTCGAACCCAGGACAGCCCCATCAAAAGGGTTTTTAGGGTTTTAGTATCGGCTATTTCCAAGTGGAGAGTGCCTGCTCCTGACGATGTATCCAAACTTCATGAATTGAATGATACGGAATACCAGGCTGCTGGGAAGCGCCGTATCTTTCATTCTCCAGCCTTAAG ATTCCTGGACAAGGCCGCCATGAGAGTGGAAAGCGGCACCAATGGGACAACGCCACGTCTTTGCACAGTAACAGAAGTGGAGGAAACAAAGCGGATGATCGGGATGGTGCCTGTGTGGGTGGCGACAGTGATACCCAGCACTGTCGTGGCCCAGGTAAACACGCTGTTCGTGAAGCAGGGCACCACGCTGGAGCGCCACGTAGGACCAGGTGGCTTCGAGATTCCCGCCGCATCTCTCAGCGCATTCATCACGCTCTCTATGTTGATAGCTGTCCCCATATACGACCGCCACGTGGTGCCACTGTTGCGCCGCCACACAGGGAATCCACGTGGCATAACAATGCTGCAGAGAATGGGCATCGGTTGCGCCGTCCAGATCCTAGTCATGGTTTTCGCCACGTTGACCGAGGCCAAGAGGGTCCACGTCATCCGCCAGCACGGACTGGAGGCCAGCAAGGACCCTGTTCCCATGAGCATTCTATGGCTCCTTCCACAGTACTCCCTCATGGGGGTCACTGACGTGTTCGTCGTCATCGGCATGCTCGACTTCTTTTACGACCAATCACCTGTTGACATGCAGAGCCTCGGTACTGCCTTTTTCACTACCAGTCTCGGGATCGGCAATTTTGTCAGCAGTTTTCTCCTTACCACCATTGAGAAATTAACCG GAAGAAATGGGCACAAGAGCTGGATAACCAACAATCTCAATGACTCACACCTTGATTACTACTATGCCTGCATAGCTATTCTCTGCTTCCTCAACATGCTCTTGTTCATTTTTGTTGCAAAGCTGTATGTCTACAAGGAAGACACGAGTACAGTGAACAACAGTGAAAATAAGGGCAGCAACAAGTTCAACAGCCAACTACCTCCTCCCTCATCCACCCATGGATTGGAATTCTTAAATCTCATAAAAGTTCAACCCACTGAAGGCTTTGAGCTGTCCCCTTCCTCAAAGTGA